A part of Deinococcus carri genomic DNA contains:
- a CDS encoding ABC transporter ATP-binding protein: MALLEIENLSVNYGAIQAVRNLTLNVQEGEVVTLIGANGAGKTTTLRAVSRMVRPREGRLLFAGRDITRATPDEVVRLGIAQSPEGRQVLARQSIQDNLELGAYTRRDAGEVRADIARMYERFPRLGERRGQLAGTLSGGEQQMLAIARALMSRPRLLLLDEPSLGLAPIIVREIFDIIGELNRGGTTILLVEQNARLAMQRSDRTYVLEAGQLTLEGHSAHLVNDERVLHAYLGG; the protein is encoded by the coding sequence ATGGCACTGCTGGAAATTGAAAACCTCAGCGTGAACTACGGCGCGATTCAGGCCGTCCGGAACCTGACGCTGAACGTGCAGGAGGGCGAGGTCGTCACCCTGATCGGCGCGAACGGGGCGGGCAAGACCACCACCCTGCGGGCCGTGTCGCGCATGGTGCGCCCACGTGAGGGCCGCCTGCTCTTTGCCGGGCGCGACATCACCCGCGCCACGCCCGACGAGGTGGTGCGGCTCGGCATCGCGCAGAGTCCGGAAGGGCGGCAGGTGCTGGCGCGCCAGAGCATTCAGGACAACCTGGAACTGGGAGCCTACACCCGCCGCGACGCGGGCGAAGTGCGCGCCGACATCGCCCGGATGTACGAGCGCTTTCCCCGCCTGGGCGAGCGCCGGGGCCAGCTCGCAGGCACCCTGTCGGGCGGCGAACAGCAGATGCTCGCCATCGCCCGCGCCCTGATGAGCCGTCCGCGCCTGCTGCTGCTCGACGAACCCTCGCTGGGCCTCGCCCCCATCATCGTGCGCGAAATCTTCGACATCATCGGGGAACTGAACCGGGGCGGCACCACCATCCTGCTGGTCGAGCAGAATGCCCGCCTCGCCATGCAGCGCAGCGACCGGACCTATGTGCTGGAAGCCGGGCAACTGACCCTGGAGGGCCACAGCGCCCACCTCGTGAACGACGAACGGGTGCTGCACGCCTATCTGGGCGGGTAA
- a CDS encoding peptidylprolyl isomerase, with protein MKQSILTLALLLGGAALAQTTPTTPTTPPPTAPAPTTPAPTAPATPAQAASPQTVVAQVGTESYTLADFDRAFRIAVARVLNSQGVPYTPEMLAEFAEARPDFLTQFARDRAVYQLARRNTQVAPAQIDAQVAAARKGFASDAEFAEALKATGFDNEAELRADLERQAVVQAYLDSIKGRFTFGDALVQSFYNLNRASFNRPAEACVKHILVKTQAEGQAVLGAVQGGADFAQLAKEKSQDPGSAGEGGDLGCISPGDTVEAFDRASFNAPLNQPQLVQTQYGWHVLVVTKRNAAGLAPLSEVAPLIREQLARDAAQKYLDAQIARLNIQTNKAAVTPPATK; from the coding sequence ATGAAACAAAGCATTCTGACGCTCGCGCTCCTGCTCGGCGGCGCGGCCCTCGCCCAGACCACCCCCACGACGCCGACCACGCCCCCTCCCACCGCGCCCGCGCCGACCACACCGGCTCCCACGGCCCCGGCGACACCCGCCCAGGCCGCCAGCCCGCAGACGGTGGTCGCGCAGGTGGGGACCGAAAGCTACACACTGGCCGACTTCGACCGGGCCTTCCGCATCGCGGTGGCGCGCGTGCTGAACTCGCAGGGCGTACCCTACACCCCCGAGATGCTGGCCGAATTCGCGGAGGCCCGCCCGGACTTCCTGACCCAGTTTGCCCGTGACCGCGCGGTGTACCAGCTCGCGCGCCGGAACACCCAGGTCGCGCCCGCCCAGATCGACGCGCAGGTGGCGGCGGCCCGCAAGGGTTTTGCCAGCGACGCGGAGTTTGCCGAGGCCCTCAAGGCGACCGGCTTTGACAACGAGGCCGAACTGCGGGCCGACCTGGAGCGGCAGGCGGTGGTGCAGGCCTACCTCGACAGCATCAAGGGCCGCTTCACCTTCGGGGACGCGCTGGTGCAGAGCTTCTACAACCTCAACCGCGCCTCGTTCAACCGGCCCGCCGAGGCCTGCGTGAAGCACATCCTGGTCAAGACCCAGGCCGAGGGCCAGGCCGTGCTGGGGGCCGTGCAGGGCGGCGCGGACTTCGCGCAGCTCGCCAAGGAAAAGAGCCAGGACCCCGGCAGCGCGGGCGAGGGCGGCGACCTGGGCTGCATCTCGCCCGGCGACACGGTGGAGGCCTTTGACCGCGCCTCCTTCAACGCCCCGCTCAACCAGCCGCAACTGGTCCAGACCCAGTACGGCTGGCACGTGCTGGTCGTGACCAAGCGCAACGCGGCGGGCCTGGCCCCCCTGAGCGAGGTCGCGCCCCTGATTCGTGAACAGCTCGCCCGCGACGCCGCCCAGAAGTACCTGGACGCCCAGATTGCCCGCCTGAACATCCAGACGAACAAGGCCGCCGTCACGCCGCCCGCGACGAAGTAA
- a CDS encoding branched-chain amino acid ABC transporter permease, with the protein MGDFLGQYGFLIVTMVQAGLLGLSLYFPLQAGQLSLASPGFYAVGGYVAAIMLTNPAFAGLRDTLGNGMFPLTWLAAALLCGVLGVIVGVPALRLRGIYLALATIAFVEILRVVSLNLPITGGAIGIFGIPQAFGFGERWQYLWLFGPLLLLTLLFARQLERSRVGRAFRAVREDELAADAMGVPPTRYKVLAFVIGAVLAGLVGAMSAPFLNTWNAKQGTFDASIAILAFVLIGGSRNIWGPVVGGALLTAIPEVLRFLADWRLVINGLVLVVASLYLPQGIVGALQGVRRPPPPRRPPSVPVVVEAPGGGS; encoded by the coding sequence ATGGGTGATTTTCTCGGACAGTACGGCTTCCTGATCGTCACGATGGTGCAGGCAGGGCTGCTGGGCCTGAGCCTCTACTTCCCACTTCAGGCGGGGCAGCTCAGCCTGGCGAGTCCGGGCTTCTACGCGGTCGGCGGGTATGTGGCTGCGATCATGTTGACGAATCCGGCCTTCGCGGGGCTGCGCGACACGCTGGGCAACGGCATGTTTCCGCTGACGTGGCTGGCGGCGGCCCTCCTGTGCGGGGTCCTGGGCGTCATCGTGGGCGTGCCCGCGCTGCGTCTGCGCGGGATTTATCTGGCGCTGGCGACCATCGCCTTCGTGGAGATTCTGCGGGTGGTCAGCCTGAACCTGCCCATTACGGGCGGGGCCATCGGCATCTTCGGGATTCCGCAGGCCTTCGGGTTCGGGGAACGCTGGCAGTACCTCTGGCTGTTCGGGCCGCTGCTGCTGCTCACACTGCTGTTCGCGCGGCAACTGGAGCGCTCGCGGGTCGGGCGGGCCTTTCGTGCGGTCCGCGAGGACGAACTCGCCGCCGACGCGATGGGCGTGCCGCCGACGCGCTACAAGGTCCTCGCCTTTGTGATCGGCGCGGTGCTGGCGGGCCTCGTGGGGGCGATGAGCGCGCCCTTCCTGAACACCTGGAACGCCAAGCAGGGCACCTTCGACGCCTCCATCGCCATCCTGGCCTTCGTGCTGATCGGCGGCTCGCGCAACATCTGGGGACCGGTGGTGGGCGGCGCGCTGCTGACCGCCATCCCGGAGGTGCTGCGCTTCCTGGCCGACTGGCGGCTGGTGATCAACGGACTGGTGCTGGTCGTGGCGAGCCTGTACCTGCCGCAGGGGATTGTCGGCGCGCTGCAAGGGGTGCGGCGTCCGCCTCCGCCCCGCCGTCCGCCGTCCGTCCCGGTTGTGGTGGAAGCACCGGGGGGCGGCTCGTGA
- a CDS encoding ABC transporter substrate-binding protein, which yields MKRTALTIALGLLATGQAQKVQVPVPIGIALAQTSNTALLGQEQVIGARLAEKHINAHGGIGGTPIKLIFQDAAGDENSAINAFQNLIGKGNVVGIVGPTLSQQAFAADPIAERAKVPVLGPSNTAKGIPQIGDYIARVSAPVAVVAPNAIKQALKLDPKIKKVAVLYAQNDAFSTSETGTFQDAAKAQGLNVATVQKFQTTDTDFTTQVTSVLNADVDLVIISGLAADGGNLVKQLRQLGYKGLIVGGNGLNTSNIFPVCQKYCDGVIIAQAYSPAQPSASNQLFVKEYRAQYKKDPPQFAAQAYAGVQVMVDALKVLDRQKKLAQWDLDDLRAALNKQILAGKYNTPLGELRFDKEGEIMQKEFYVAQIKMKDAKNGTFVFLK from the coding sequence ATGAAACGAACTGCTTTGACGATTGCTCTGGGGCTGCTGGCGACCGGCCAGGCCCAGAAGGTGCAGGTGCCGGTGCCCATCGGGATCGCGCTCGCGCAGACCAGCAACACCGCGCTGCTGGGGCAGGAGCAGGTGATCGGGGCCAGGCTGGCCGAGAAGCACATCAACGCGCACGGCGGTATCGGCGGCACGCCGATCAAGCTGATCTTTCAGGACGCGGCAGGCGACGAGAACAGCGCCATCAACGCCTTCCAGAACCTGATCGGCAAGGGGAACGTGGTGGGCATCGTGGGGCCGACGCTCTCGCAGCAGGCCTTTGCGGCCGACCCCATCGCCGAGCGGGCCAAGGTGCCGGTGCTGGGGCCGAGCAACACCGCCAAGGGCATTCCGCAGATCGGGGACTACATCGCGCGCGTCTCGGCCCCGGTGGCCGTGGTGGCCCCCAACGCCATCAAGCAGGCGCTGAAACTCGACCCCAAGATCAAGAAGGTCGCGGTCCTGTACGCCCAGAACGACGCCTTCTCGACCAGCGAGACGGGCACCTTTCAGGACGCCGCCAAGGCGCAGGGGCTGAACGTCGCCACCGTGCAGAAGTTCCAGACCACCGACACCGACTTCACGACGCAGGTGACCTCGGTGCTGAACGCCGACGTGGACCTGGTGATCATTTCCGGCCTCGCGGCGGACGGCGGCAACCTGGTCAAGCAGCTCCGGCAACTCGGCTACAAGGGCCTGATCGTGGGCGGCAACGGCCTGAACACCTCCAACATCTTCCCGGTCTGCCAGAAGTACTGCGACGGCGTGATCATCGCGCAGGCCTACAGCCCCGCGCAGCCCAGCGCCTCCAACCAGCTTTTCGTCAAGGAATACCGCGCCCAGTACAAAAAGGACCCGCCCCAGTTCGCCGCCCAGGCCTACGCGGGCGTGCAGGTGATGGTGGACGCCCTGAAGGTGCTCGACCGCCAGAAGAAGCTGGCCCAGTGGGACCTCGATGATCTGCGCGCCGCCCTGAACAAGCAGATTCTGGCCGGGAAGTACAACACCCCGCTGGGTGAGCTGCGCTTCGACAAGGAAGGCGAGATCATGCAAAAGGAATTCTACGTCGCCCAGATCAAGATGAAGGACGCCAAGAACGGGACGTTCGTGTTCCTGAAATAA
- a CDS encoding DegV family protein codes for MTSERIALVTDSTADISEAERAALGVTVVPLTLEMDGAVYSDPGTLIRPGLEVMTSAALCARMLAGSAPRTSRGTPEDFARHYEAALGSAERVLCLPVASSLSGTSESAVQAAQEFGGRVRVVDTRAVSAALGAAVRQARVWLDAGRDPVSVAAALTGYGERVFLRLVPQDLRWLIAGGRLSRVAGAAARMLNVRPVIAVEGGRVDAVARVRGFHAALRELVRAFPEGREAVVLHAGNPEDAGWLAGELALRNIRVVGTREVAAVLLVHAGPGTVGVAGLPAGVR; via the coding sequence GTGACGAGTGAACGCATAGCGCTGGTAACCGACAGCACGGCGGACATCAGCGAGGCCGAGCGGGCGGCGCTGGGGGTCACGGTCGTGCCGCTGACGCTGGAGATGGACGGCGCGGTCTACAGCGACCCGGGCACCCTGATCCGCCCCGGCCTGGAGGTGATGACCAGCGCGGCCCTGTGCGCGCGGATGCTGGCCGGCAGCGCGCCCCGCACCAGCCGGGGAACGCCCGAGGACTTCGCCCGGCATTACGAGGCCGCACTGGGGTCTGCGGAGCGCGTGCTGTGCCTGCCGGTGGCCTCCAGCCTCAGCGGCACCTCCGAGTCGGCGGTGCAGGCCGCGCAGGAGTTCGGGGGGCGCGTGCGGGTGGTGGACACGCGGGCGGTCAGTGCGGCGCTGGGGGCGGCGGTGCGGCAGGCGCGGGTGTGGCTGGACGCGGGCCGTGACCCGGTCAGCGTGGCCGCCGCGCTGACCGGGTACGGTGAGCGGGTCTTTCTGCGCCTGGTGCCGCAGGATCTGCGCTGGCTGATCGCGGGCGGCCGGCTGTCGCGGGTGGCGGGGGCCGCCGCGCGGATGCTGAACGTGCGGCCCGTCATCGCGGTCGAGGGGGGCCGGGTGGACGCGGTGGCGCGGGTGCGGGGCTTTCATGCGGCGCTGCGCGAACTGGTCCGCGCCTTTCCCGAAGGCCGCGAGGCCGTCGTGCTGCACGCCGGGAACCCCGAAGACGCCGGCTGGCTGGCCGGGGAACTGGCGCTCAGGAATATCCGCGTCGTTGGCACCCGGGAGGTCGCCGCCGTCCTGCTGGTGCATGCCGGACCGGGAACGGTTGGCGTGGCAGGGCTGCCCGCGGGGGTGCGCTGA
- a CDS encoding branched-chain amino acid ABC transporter permease: MEPSQLLQNLLNGLAIGSVYAIFALGYTLVFSILGIINFAHGAVFTLGAYFTYTLVVGQFENNGLLKGINLFPNGSPFSGNPWLFALATLLGAALAGLVAVLIERLAFRPMRSRGADPLLALVSSLGVALVVVNLIQLLVGAEIYNFPSDAYGQVQPALSFHVGEKVVIIRTVQLIIFAVSLVMLAILGYVIGRTRVGKALRAVAENPGTASLLGISVDRFILITFFLSGFLGGLAGTLVGTAFGVAGPYFGVTYGLKGLAVIVLGGLGSIPGAVVGGLVIGLAEAFVPSQYSAYKDAVAYALLFVILLVRPQGLLGRAQIQKV; this comes from the coding sequence GTGGAGCCGAGTCAACTTCTGCAAAACCTCCTGAACGGCCTCGCCATCGGGAGCGTGTACGCCATCTTCGCGCTGGGCTACACGCTGGTGTTCTCCATCCTGGGCATCATCAACTTCGCGCACGGGGCGGTGTTCACGCTGGGGGCGTACTTCACCTACACGCTGGTGGTGGGGCAGTTCGAGAACAATGGGCTGCTCAAGGGCATCAACCTGTTCCCGAACGGTTCGCCCTTCTCGGGGAATCCCTGGCTGTTCGCGCTGGCGACCCTGCTGGGCGCGGCGCTCGCGGGCCTGGTGGCGGTGCTGATCGAGCGCCTCGCCTTCCGGCCCATGCGGTCGCGGGGGGCCGACCCGCTGCTGGCGCTGGTGAGCAGCCTGGGGGTGGCGCTGGTGGTCGTGAACCTGATTCAGCTTCTGGTGGGGGCCGAGATCTACAACTTCCCCTCGGACGCCTACGGGCAGGTGCAGCCCGCGCTGAGTTTCCACGTCGGGGAGAAGGTCGTGATCATCCGCACGGTGCAGCTGATCATCTTCGCCGTCAGCCTGGTGATGCTGGCGATTCTGGGCTACGTGATCGGGCGCACCAGGGTCGGGAAGGCGCTGCGGGCGGTCGCGGAGAATCCCGGCACGGCGAGCCTGCTGGGCATCAGCGTGGACCGCTTCATCCTGATCACCTTTTTCCTGTCCGGTTTCCTGGGTGGGCTGGCGGGCACGCTGGTGGGCACGGCCTTCGGCGTGGCGGGGCCGTATTTCGGCGTGACCTACGGCCTCAAGGGGCTGGCAGTGATCGTGCTGGGCGGCCTGGGCAGCATTCCGGGCGCGGTGGTGGGCGGCCTGGTGATCGGACTGGCGGAGGCGTTTGTGCCCTCCCAGTACAGCGCCTACAAGGACGCCGTGGCCTACGCGCTGCTGTTCGTGATTCTCCTCGTGCGCCCGCAGGGGCTGCTGGGCCGCGCCCAGATTCAGAAGGTATGA
- a CDS encoding acyl-CoA dehydrogenase family protein — protein sequence MIDFTLTDEQKQLQQLARDFTRKEIIPIAAEYDQKEELPWQVVEKAFEVGLLNIAIPEHAGGLGLGMLDECIIGEELAYGCMGIYTVLMASELGITPILVGGTEEQQKRFLGPLTEKPALAAFALSEPNNGSDAAAMHTTAVLDGDEWVINGTKMWISNGGIAEVTVVFATTDRQGGHRATVAIVVPKDAPGFSYNKIKHKMGQRASLTSELVFENVRVPRENQLGGLGDGFKIAMKTLDKTRIPVAAGSVGVARRALEESLKYAKQREAFGKPISDFQAIQFKLANMAMGVETGRLMTWKAAWLVDQGLPHGFESAIAKAYCSEMAFDAANEAIQVHGGYGYVAEYPVEKLLRDVKLNQIYEGTNEIQRVVISRNLLR from the coding sequence ATGATCGATTTCACCCTGACCGACGAGCAGAAACAGCTTCAGCAACTCGCGCGCGACTTCACGCGCAAGGAAATCATCCCGATTGCGGCCGAGTACGACCAGAAGGAAGAACTCCCCTGGCAGGTGGTCGAAAAGGCCTTCGAGGTCGGCCTGCTGAACATCGCCATTCCCGAACACGCGGGCGGCCTGGGCCTGGGCATGCTCGACGAGTGCATCATCGGGGAGGAGCTGGCCTACGGCTGCATGGGCATCTACACGGTCCTGATGGCCTCCGAGCTGGGTATCACGCCGATCCTGGTGGGCGGCACCGAGGAGCAGCAGAAGCGCTTCCTGGGGCCGCTGACCGAGAAGCCCGCGCTGGCCGCCTTCGCCCTCAGCGAGCCGAACAACGGCTCCGACGCCGCCGCGATGCACACCACCGCCGTGCTGGACGGCGACGAGTGGGTCATCAACGGCACCAAGATGTGGATCAGCAACGGCGGCATTGCCGAAGTCACGGTGGTCTTTGCCACCACCGACCGCCAGGGCGGGCACCGCGCGACCGTCGCCATCGTCGTTCCCAAGGACGCCCCCGGCTTTTCCTACAACAAGATCAAGCACAAGATGGGCCAGCGCGCCAGCCTGACCTCCGAACTGGTATTCGAGAACGTGCGTGTGCCGCGCGAGAACCAGCTCGGCGGCCTGGGCGACGGCTTCAAGATCGCCATGAAGACGCTCGACAAGACGCGCATTCCGGTGGCCGCCGGGTCGGTCGGCGTGGCCCGCCGCGCGCTGGAGGAGAGCCTGAAGTACGCCAAGCAGCGCGAGGCGTTCGGGAAGCCGATCTCGGACTTCCAGGCCATCCAGTTCAAGCTGGCGAACATGGCGATGGGCGTCGAGACGGGCCGCCTGATGACCTGGAAGGCCGCCTGGCTGGTGGATCAGGGCCTGCCGCACGGCTTCGAGAGCGCGATTGCCAAAGCCTACTGCTCGGAGATGGCCTTCGACGCCGCCAACGAGGCGATTCAGGTGCACGGCGGCTACGGCTACGTGGCCGAGTACCCGGTCGAGAAGCTGCTGCGCGACGTGAAGCTCAACCAGATCTATGAGGGGACCAATGAGATTCAGCGGGTGGTGATCAGTCGGAATCTGCTGCGGTAA
- a CDS encoding ABC transporter ATP-binding protein, which produces MPTERRTVERGTVLEARGLTRRFGGLVAVNDVSFDVREGEIFGLIGPNGAGKTTLFNLMTGLTPPSSGTLTYRGQRVTGLAPHRIAALGMSRTFQNIRLFRALSALENVKLAQHVRTGAGLWAGVFGTARAEERRVEDHAWALLDLVGLADRAGELAANFSYGDQRRLEIARALATEPRVLLLDEPAAGMNTAEKGQLTAFIREMRDRFDLTVLVIEHHVPLVMDLCDRVAVLNFGQLIAVGDPTNVQRDPKVIEAYLGGE; this is translated from the coding sequence GTGCCTACCGAGCGCCGCACTGTCGAGCGGGGCACCGTGCTGGAGGCGCGCGGCCTGACCCGGCGCTTCGGGGGTCTGGTGGCCGTGAACGACGTGTCCTTCGACGTGCGTGAGGGCGAGATCTTCGGGCTGATCGGGCCGAACGGGGCGGGCAAGACCACCCTCTTTAACCTGATGACCGGCCTGACGCCGCCCAGCAGCGGCACCCTGACCTACCGGGGCCAGCGGGTGACGGGCCTTGCGCCGCACCGCATCGCCGCGCTGGGCATGAGCCGCACCTTCCAGAACATCCGGCTGTTCCGCGCCCTCTCCGCGCTGGAAAACGTGAAGCTCGCGCAGCACGTCCGCACCGGGGCCGGGCTGTGGGCGGGCGTCTTCGGCACGGCGCGCGCCGAGGAGCGGCGGGTGGAGGACCACGCCTGGGCGCTGCTGGACCTGGTGGGCCTGGCGGACCGGGCCGGGGAGCTGGCCGCGAACTTCAGCTACGGCGACCAGCGCCGCCTGGAAATCGCCCGCGCGCTGGCGACCGAACCGCGCGTGCTGCTGCTCGACGAACCGGCGGCGGGCATGAACACCGCCGAGAAGGGCCAGCTCACGGCCTTTATCCGCGAGATGCGGGACCGCTTCGACCTGACAGTGCTGGTGATCGAGCACCACGTCCCGCTGGTGATGGACCTGTGCGACCGGGTGGCGGTGCTGAACTTCGGGCAACTGATCGCGGTGGGCGACCCTACAAACGTGCAGCGCGACCCGAAGGTGATCGAGGCGTACCTGGGGGGCGAGTGA
- a CDS encoding lipid II:glycine glycyltransferase FemX, with protein sequence MRLTLVPTNDPRVYDDAVRSLPITSALQGWGYGEARRVLGQTPMRYLIQQQGQTVGALQLLRKRLVPGFSTLYAPRGPALESLDLLPAVAEAVRKVARPTDALLKIEPPSPIPAIEGVPVPEAFGPFRRAESEQPEHTIIADLTRSEEELFAGLHSMARRNVRAAQKMGVVAGRDDDFDAFWEIFTATNARAKLGAFPRAYYETMLREGSAHGGEAYIVLSRHEGKALAGGFFLAMGTGTYYLFGGSVRDDRTQPDGTPFKDAKAPDAFYWNAMLDAKRRGYTLFDFWGIPRRLDEEKHSFGVFKMKLKFSEQRVWYPAYDLNLNAAAPAIVQALRWRKTQNNLRKRGSAEDVL encoded by the coding sequence ATGCGCCTGACCCTCGTGCCCACCAACGATCCCCGCGTGTACGACGACGCGGTGCGCTCGCTTCCCATCACCAGCGCCCTGCAAGGCTGGGGCTACGGCGAGGCGCGCCGGGTGCTGGGGCAGACGCCCATGCGCTACCTGATTCAGCAGCAGGGCCAGACGGTCGGGGCGCTGCAACTGCTGCGCAAACGGCTGGTGCCGGGCTTTTCCACGCTCTACGCCCCACGCGGCCCCGCGCTGGAGTCGCTCGACCTGCTCCCGGCGGTGGCGGAGGCGGTGCGGAAGGTGGCACGGCCCACCGACGCCCTGCTGAAAATCGAGCCGCCCTCCCCCATCCCCGCCATTGAGGGCGTGCCCGTGCCCGAGGCTTTCGGCCCCTTCCGCCGCGCCGAGAGCGAGCAGCCCGAACACACCATCATCGCGGACCTCACCCGCTCCGAGGAAGAACTGTTCGCGGGCCTGCACTCCATGGCCCGCCGCAACGTGCGCGCCGCACAGAAGATGGGCGTGGTGGCCGGGCGCGACGACGACTTCGACGCCTTCTGGGAGATTTTCACCGCGACCAACGCGCGCGCCAAGCTGGGGGCCTTCCCCCGCGCCTACTACGAGACGATGCTGCGCGAGGGGAGTGCCCACGGCGGCGAGGCGTACATCGTTCTCTCGCGGCACGAGGGCAAGGCGCTGGCCGGGGGCTTTTTCCTGGCGATGGGTACCGGCACCTATTACCTGTTCGGCGGCAGCGTCCGCGACGACCGCACCCAGCCCGACGGCACGCCCTTCAAGGACGCCAAGGCCCCCGACGCCTTTTACTGGAATGCGATGCTGGACGCCAAACGCCGGGGCTACACCCTCTTCGACTTCTGGGGCATTCCGCGCCGGCTCGACGAGGAAAAGCATTCCTTCGGCGTGTTCAAGATGAAGCTGAAGTTCTCCGAGCAGCGCGTGTGGTACCCCGCCTACGACCTGAACCTGAACGCGGCCGCCCCCGCCATCGTCCAGGCGCTGCGCTGGCGCAAGACGCAGAACAACCTGCGCAAGCGCGGAAGCGCGGAGGACGTGCTGTGA